A portion of the Manduca sexta isolate Smith_Timp_Sample1 chromosome 20, JHU_Msex_v1.0, whole genome shotgun sequence genome contains these proteins:
- the LOC115444077 gene encoding arylsulfatase B isoform X2, translated as MVDDMGWNDVSFHGSNQILTPNIDNLAYQGVILQQYYSEAICTPARTALLTGKYPMRLGMHGNPLFNSEDRGIPLTERLLPSYLKELGYSTHLVGKWHVGMSKEEYLPTSRGYDTHYGMRGGYIDYYTYNKVETWPNGRLMFGLDLFDNAIPQVNEDRYIVDALTDKVVKIIHHHNTSRPLFLHMTHNAPHAGNSGGALQPPLHSTVKHRHIANSDRRLYAEIVTQIDRSVGRIITALAEKFILHDTIIVFASDNGSPTVGSLRNWGVNLPFRGTKWTPWEGGVRVPAFVWHSSFTPRVWNGLMHITDWLPTLTAAAGGKLNKEIDGVNQWDAIVNDGDSKRNEVLVAVEDNASNMYAAYRAGDYKVIVGNVTGLNNNHYGAELLINKAQPPAYYPSLRSCEVAKIFDLMGIYLDQQHVEATRKAATIKQLDQVKDQNLCIPTPTRGCLFNVRQDPSESHDLWNRANKIVVLLTSRLRALWAMQTRRSPPNLRNESDPANFDYVWTPWIKSKNADDVTVWPLGGVNEEFNFSLNISQNKTMKKDTTKAVVINCDGTTGIKNFLCLLKSVF; from the exons ATGGTTGACGATATG GGCTGGAATGACGTATCCTTCCATGGATCTAACCAGATCCTGACGCCTAATATCGACAACCTGGCGTACCAGGGCGTCATACTGCAGCAGTACTATAGTGAGGCAATATGCACGCCAGCGCGGACCGCACTCCTCACCGGAAAGTACCCTATGAGATTAG gaATGCATGGTAATCCTTTATTCAACTCAGAAGACCGAGGCATTCCTTTAACAGAACGTCTGTTACCGTCCTACTTAAAGGAGTTGGGATACTCAACTCATTTGGTGGGCAAATGGCACGTAGGAATGTCTAAAGAGGAATATCTGCCGACGTCCCGGGGGTACGATACTCATTACGGCATGCGAGGAGGCTACATTGATTACTACACGTATAATAAAGTTGAAACG tGGCCAAATGGACGTCTGATGTTCGGATTGGATTTATTTGATAACGCGATACCACAAGTAAATGAAGACCGCTATATTGTAGATGCACTTACTGATAAAGTTGTTAAAA TAATCCACCATCACAACACGTCTCGTCCTCTGTTCTTGCACATGACGCACAACGCCCCTCATGCTGGCAATAGTGGTGGAGCTCTGCAGCCGCCTCTACACTCCACTGTTAAACATAGACACATCGCTAACTCTGACAGAAGGCTTTATGCgg AGATAGTTACGCAAATTGACCGCAGTGTAGGACGTATAATAACAGCGCTCGCCGAAAAGTTTATTTTGCATGATACTATCATTGTTTTTGCATCAGACAATGGATCGCCAACAGTTGGCAGCCTCAGAAATTGGGGCGTAAACTTACCTTTTAGAGGAACAAAGTGGACTCCTTGGGAAGGTGGAGTCCGTGTACCAGCGTTCGTTTGGCATTCATCCTTCACGCCAAGAGTGTGGAATGGTTTAATGCACATCACTGACTGGCTACCCACTTTAACTGCCGCTGCTGGTGGCAAATTGAACAAAGAAATAGATGGTGTAAACCAATGGGACGCTATCGTAAATGATGGTGATTCAAAACGTAACGAAGTATTAGTGGCTGTTGAAGACAATGCCTCCAATATGTACGCAGCGTATAGAGCGGGAGACTATAAAGTTATTGTGGGTAACGTAACAGGATTAAACAATAATCACTACGGAGCcgaattgttaattaataaggCGCAGCCGCCAGCATATTATCCTTCATTAAGATCGTGTGAAGTAGCGAAAATTTTCGATTTAATGGGTATATATCTAGATCAACAGCACGTAGAAGCGACAAGGAAAGCTGCCACGATAAAGCAGTTGGATCAAGTAAAAGATCAAAATCTTTGCATACCAACACCTA CGCGTGGTTGCCTTTTCAATGTTCGTCAGGACCCTTCGGAAAGTCACGATTTATGGAACCGTGCTAATAAAATTGTTGTTCTGCTCACAAGCAGACTTAGAGCCTTGTGGGCCATGCAGACAAGGAGAAGTCCCCCGAACTTAAGAAACGAATCCGACCCTGCGAACTTCGACTACGTGTGGACGCCTTGGATTAAATCTAAGAACGCCGACGATGTGACGGTTTGGCCTTTAGGAGGAGTGAatgaagaatttaatttttcattaaatataagcCAGAATAAAACGATGAAGAAAGACACCACGAAAGCGGTTGTCATCAACTGCGATGGTACGACGGGCATAAAGAACTTTTTATGCTTATTAAAGAGCGTTTTTTGA
- the LOC115444077 gene encoding arylsulfatase B isoform X1, with product MFQHNFIWGRCWTLSVIISVSAYPRPLSNIVFIMVDDMGWNDVSFHGSNQILTPNIDNLAYQGVILQQYYSEAICTPARTALLTGKYPMRLGMHGNPLFNSEDRGIPLTERLLPSYLKELGYSTHLVGKWHVGMSKEEYLPTSRGYDTHYGMRGGYIDYYTYNKVETWPNGRLMFGLDLFDNAIPQVNEDRYIVDALTDKVVKIIHHHNTSRPLFLHMTHNAPHAGNSGGALQPPLHSTVKHRHIANSDRRLYAEIVTQIDRSVGRIITALAEKFILHDTIIVFASDNGSPTVGSLRNWGVNLPFRGTKWTPWEGGVRVPAFVWHSSFTPRVWNGLMHITDWLPTLTAAAGGKLNKEIDGVNQWDAIVNDGDSKRNEVLVAVEDNASNMYAAYRAGDYKVIVGNVTGLNNNHYGAELLINKAQPPAYYPSLRSCEVAKIFDLMGIYLDQQHVEATRKAATIKQLDQVKDQNLCIPTPTRGCLFNVRQDPSESHDLWNRANKIVVLLTSRLRALWAMQTRRSPPNLRNESDPANFDYVWTPWIKSKNADDVTVWPLGGVNEEFNFSLNISQNKTMKKDTTKAVVINCDGTTGIKNFLCLLKSVF from the exons ATGTttcaacacaattttatttg GGGACGATGCTGGACGCTTTCGGTGATTATATCAGTCTCTGCTTACCCTCGGCCGCTGTCGAACATCGTTTTCATAATGGTTGACGATATG GGCTGGAATGACGTATCCTTCCATGGATCTAACCAGATCCTGACGCCTAATATCGACAACCTGGCGTACCAGGGCGTCATACTGCAGCAGTACTATAGTGAGGCAATATGCACGCCAGCGCGGACCGCACTCCTCACCGGAAAGTACCCTATGAGATTAG gaATGCATGGTAATCCTTTATTCAACTCAGAAGACCGAGGCATTCCTTTAACAGAACGTCTGTTACCGTCCTACTTAAAGGAGTTGGGATACTCAACTCATTTGGTGGGCAAATGGCACGTAGGAATGTCTAAAGAGGAATATCTGCCGACGTCCCGGGGGTACGATACTCATTACGGCATGCGAGGAGGCTACATTGATTACTACACGTATAATAAAGTTGAAACG tGGCCAAATGGACGTCTGATGTTCGGATTGGATTTATTTGATAACGCGATACCACAAGTAAATGAAGACCGCTATATTGTAGATGCACTTACTGATAAAGTTGTTAAAA TAATCCACCATCACAACACGTCTCGTCCTCTGTTCTTGCACATGACGCACAACGCCCCTCATGCTGGCAATAGTGGTGGAGCTCTGCAGCCGCCTCTACACTCCACTGTTAAACATAGACACATCGCTAACTCTGACAGAAGGCTTTATGCgg AGATAGTTACGCAAATTGACCGCAGTGTAGGACGTATAATAACAGCGCTCGCCGAAAAGTTTATTTTGCATGATACTATCATTGTTTTTGCATCAGACAATGGATCGCCAACAGTTGGCAGCCTCAGAAATTGGGGCGTAAACTTACCTTTTAGAGGAACAAAGTGGACTCCTTGGGAAGGTGGAGTCCGTGTACCAGCGTTCGTTTGGCATTCATCCTTCACGCCAAGAGTGTGGAATGGTTTAATGCACATCACTGACTGGCTACCCACTTTAACTGCCGCTGCTGGTGGCAAATTGAACAAAGAAATAGATGGTGTAAACCAATGGGACGCTATCGTAAATGATGGTGATTCAAAACGTAACGAAGTATTAGTGGCTGTTGAAGACAATGCCTCCAATATGTACGCAGCGTATAGAGCGGGAGACTATAAAGTTATTGTGGGTAACGTAACAGGATTAAACAATAATCACTACGGAGCcgaattgttaattaataaggCGCAGCCGCCAGCATATTATCCTTCATTAAGATCGTGTGAAGTAGCGAAAATTTTCGATTTAATGGGTATATATCTAGATCAACAGCACGTAGAAGCGACAAGGAAAGCTGCCACGATAAAGCAGTTGGATCAAGTAAAAGATCAAAATCTTTGCATACCAACACCTA CGCGTGGTTGCCTTTTCAATGTTCGTCAGGACCCTTCGGAAAGTCACGATTTATGGAACCGTGCTAATAAAATTGTTGTTCTGCTCACAAGCAGACTTAGAGCCTTGTGGGCCATGCAGACAAGGAGAAGTCCCCCGAACTTAAGAAACGAATCCGACCCTGCGAACTTCGACTACGTGTGGACGCCTTGGATTAAATCTAAGAACGCCGACGATGTGACGGTTTGGCCTTTAGGAGGAGTGAatgaagaatttaatttttcattaaatataagcCAGAATAAAACGATGAAGAAAGACACCACGAAAGCGGTTGTCATCAACTGCGATGGTACGACGGGCATAAAGAACTTTTTATGCTTATTAAAGAGCGTTTTTTGA